One window from the genome of Pungitius pungitius chromosome 14, fPunPun2.1, whole genome shotgun sequence encodes:
- the pcnx1 gene encoding pecanex-like protein 1 isoform X3, whose protein sequence is MGSQTLQILRQGVWASITGGWYYDPDQNTFVNALHLYIWLFLLCFPFTLYMALQPSMVIVGIYCGVIAAMFLLLKTVNFRLHHTLDEGEVVHRAKESQGSRGGTEGANNVGVTRRQDSNGPGDPGGGIEMSDFVRQETPPVDCSSRNSYIGLESNQQIASTHGRATVAKGDVGKTSDDISLTLVESCSHDHDLLSDTKMYCLVPNDSFASLQPSTSLCPSELSRETADLCNSAAYPFSLSHSSCDTEATTHASMQSQSYRKELRSRGLPRTSSSAGPAFPDPCLPDFALYPAPRRGALDPVCELETARPHRPGVCGRDGAERPYQQDQAVPSTSGIECYRHKESRGVARSVSREAGEGSSGLYQVEVGGSGRGSAGGGKSQGGERSADSLRSLSTRSSGSTESYCSGTDRDTNSTISSFHSEQTSSTHVESLLSLSGDERARERGDAASAPAGGRTPSLGSISSRGLSSLPSREANKNPHANELTAKQPDDAPPSAHREPTEPGRCQEEPGIRTSADGSAGAAALEPEQVTAEGQSEAATIVQRTSSLSTGRSGRRRTGKKRASSFDASRHRDYMSLRGMAKPCSAVFTGGGEEDSSDQSEFSCASSLHSAHHRSTDSSSSATSRSCHSPEGCYRALKAKHNAASSSSSAGKAAAPPVAGGRTEGKRRSSRRTPSTGSAKTHARVLSLDSGTAACLNDPSRLGAPAGPRPLTTSKSDLEAKEGEVLDAASLLGRASQLESVTRSRNSLPNQAAFAEPQDATAASLRGKLSSSLYEAGGCNMSLVNFEPATRRASNNIWDTDSHLSSSTSVRFYPHDLISLPQIRLNRLLTMDSELLEQQDRDLSPELQDAPLGPNDPVAPVAAAKARQYYRLWLLPFMWVGLHFDRLTLLALFDRNREVLENVLAVLLAVLVAFLGSVLLVHGFFTDIWVFQFCLVIASCQYSLLKSVQPDSSSPRHGHNRIIAYSRPVYFCLCCSLIWLLHHGSLRTTTSGFTLYGVPLSNSLVLASARDLVIVFTLSFPIIFFVGLLPQVNTFVMYIFEQLDIHVFGGNASTSLLSALYSILRSIVTVALLYGFCYGALKETWEPHHIPVLFSVFCGLLVAVSYHLSRQSSDPSVLISLIQSKIVPNLKDKNPEDPLSEVQDPLPEKLRASVNERLQSDLIVCVVIAVLYFAIHVSTVFIALQPFLSYVLYALLATVGLLTHYLLPQLRKQLPWNCFSHPLLKTKEYYQFEVRDAAHVMWFQKLHVWLLFVEKNVLYPLFILNELSGSARDLASPKRLDTEVGALMITVAGLKLLRSSYSSPTYQYMTFLFTVLFFTFDYRHLSETLLLDLFLMSIVFSKMWELFYKLHFVYTYIAPWQITWGSAFHAFAQPFAVPHSAMLFVQAVVSAIFSTPLNPFLGSAIFITSYVRPVKFWERDYNTKRVDHSNTRLASQLDRNPGSDDNNLNSIFYEHLTRSLQHSLCGDLLLGRWGNFSTGDCFILASDYLNALVHLIEIGNGLVTFQLRGLEFRGTYCQQREVEAITEGVEEDEGCCCCEPGHLPHILSFNAAFVQRWLAWEVLVTKYVLEGYSITDNSAASMLQGFDLRRILTTYYVKGIIYYVIASTKLEEWLANETMKDGLRGCGERNYVDLDPTFNPNIDEDYDHRLAGISRESFCAIYLGWIQYCNSRRATPLDSEKDSALVLLCFGLCVLGRRALGTAAHHMSSNLESFLYGLHALFKGDFRISSVRDEWIFADMELLRKVVVPAIRMSLKLHQDHFTSPDEYEDPGVLFEAISSHQQNLVIAHEGDPAWRSAVLSNVPSLLALRHVLDEGTNEYKIIMLNRRYLSFRVIKVNKECVRGLWAGQQQELVFLRNRNPERGSIQNAKQALRNMINSSSDQPIGYPIYVSPLTTSYCNSHPQLGHILGGPISIANIRRFVASTWHRLRKGCGAGCNSGGNIEDSDAGGMSCGSGNGMGVDSQQSSVSQGGTSGPAPSHTHSLGTSQSSQSVQSGLVRHSPARASVASQSSYRYSSSRHSSLRTSTTGLEPCRRSSTSQLSLRTLPTSLQLRLGSTSDPAGPSASQSSHSIPPCKRHTLVGLLGNDGMCSTVTDPLSQYHHHHHHHHPQQHNPIISTVRRDDISYRVQVADVGQVLENINLSKRRELQWPDETMRLRAGRTCWRDWSPLEGMEGHVIHRWVPCSRDPANRSHIDKTILLVQVEDKLVPIIENGVIELGAEV, encoded by the exons atgggGTCGCAGACTCTCCAGATCCTGAGGCAGGGGGTCTGGGCTTCAATCACAGGCGGATGGTACTACGACCCCGATCAAAATACATTCGTCAATGCTTTACATCTCTACATCTGGCTGTTCCTGCTATGCTTCCCCTTCACACTTTACATG GCACTGCAACCAAGCATGGTGATAGTGGGAATCTACTGTGGTGTTATTGCCGCCATGTTCCTGCTGCTGAAGACGGTGAATTTCCGCCTGCACCACACCCTGGATGAGGGTGAGGTGGTGCACCGGGCCAAGGAGAGTCAGGGCAGCAGAGGTGGCACCGAGGGGGCAAACAACGTCGGCGTCACCCGTCGGCAGGACAGCAACGGCCCGGG ggacCCTGGTGGGGGTATTGAGATGTCTGACTTTGTCAGGCAAGAGACGCCACCAGTGGACTGCAGCTCCAGGAACTCCTATATTGGGTTGGAGTCCAACCAGCAG ATTGCATCCACACATGGAAGAGCAACAGTAGCCAAAG GAGATGTGGGAAAGACTTCGGATGACATCAGTTTGACTCTTGTCGAGAGCTGCAGCCACGATCACG ATCTGCTGTCGGACACAAAGATGTACTGCCTCGTTCCCAATGACTCCTTTGCGTCCCTGCAGCCATCAACCTCCTTGTGTCCTTCGGAGCTGTCAAGGGAGACGGCCGACCTCTGTAATTCTGCTGCTTATCCCTTCAGCCTGTCGCATTCGTCCTGTGACACCGAGGCGACCACTCATGCATCCATGCAATCCCAGAGCTACAGGAAGGAGCTCCGTTCTCGGGGCCTGCCTCGGACCTCTAGCTCGGCGGGTCCGGCTTTCCCCGACCCGTGTCTACCGGACTTCGCTCTGTACCCTGCGCCCAGGAGAGGTGCCCTTGACCCTGTGTGTGAGCTGGAGACGGCCAGACCACACAGGCCAGGGGTGTGCGGCAGAGACGGGGCGGAGCGGCCGTACCAGCAGGACCAAGCCGTGCCATCCACCTCGGGAATAGAGTGTTACAGGCACAAAGAATCACGCGGGGTAGCCCGTTCTGTCTCCAGGGAGGCAGGGGAAGGCAGTTCAGGACTCTACCAAGTGGAGGTGGGTGGTAGCGGGAGAGGTTCTGCCGGTGGAGGAAAGTCCCAGGGCGGGGAGCGCAGTGCAGACAGCCTGCGCAGTTTGAGTACTCGCAGTAGTGGCTCCACCGAGAGCTACTGCAGTGGCACGGACAGGGACACCAACAGCACTATCAGCAGTTTTCACAGTGAGCAGACCAGCTCGACACACGTGGAGAGCCTGCTCTCACTTTCAGGCGACGAGCGCGCACGGGAACGAGGGGACGCGGCGTCTGCGCCCGCGGGCGGCAGGACTCCAAGCCTCGGCAGTATTAGCTCTCGAGGTCTCAGCAGCCTTCCCTCCAGGGAGGCCAATAAAAACCCTCACGCCAACGAGCTGACGGCAAAGCAGCCCGATGACGCGCCGCCCTCCGCGCACCGAGAGCCAACGGAGCCCGGCAGGTGCCAGGAGGAGCCCGGCATCAGGACCAGCGCTGATGGCTCGGCAGGTGCAGCCGCTCTGGAGCCAGAGCAGGTGACAGCCGAAGGGCAGTCAGAGGCGGCCACCATTGTTCAGAGGACTTCCTCGCTGTCAACAGGGCGCAGTGGACGCCGGCGGACTGGCAAGAAAAGGGCGAGCAGCTTCGATGCCAGCCGCCACCGGGACTATATGTCCTTGCGCGGCATGGCCAAGCCTTGTAGTGCTGTGTTCActgggggtggggaggaggactCCAGCGACCAGAGTGAATTCAGCTGTGCCTCCAGTCTCCACTCCGCCCACCACCGCAGCACAGACAGCTCGTCGAGCGCCACTTCCCGCTCCTGCCACTCCCCCGAGGGCTGCTACAGGGCCCTGAAAGCCAAGCACAACGcagcctcctcgtcctcctccgcaGGGAAAGCCGCGGCGCCGCCTGTTGCAGGAGGGCGAACGGAAGGGAAGCGGCGCAGCTCCCGCCGCACCCCCAGCACGGGCAGTGCCAAAACGCATGCCAGAGTGTTGAGCTTGGACAGTGGAACGGCCGCCTGCCTTAATGATCCCAGCCGCCTCGGAGCTCCGGCTGGGCCCCGGCCCCTTACCACCTCCAAGTCGGACCTGGAAGCCAAAGAAGGGGAAGTCCTCGATGCGGCCTCCCTGCTGGGTCGGGCCTCCCAGCTGGAGTCAGTGACCCGCTCCAGAAACAGTCTGCCCAATCAGGCAGCTTTCGCTGAGCCTCAGGATGCCACTGCTGCTTCCCTGCGGG gaaaGCTCTCGTCCTCGTTGTATGAGGCCGGTGGGTGCAACATGTCTCTGGTCAATTTTGAACCCGCCACCAGGCGAGCCTCCAATAACATATG GGACACCGACTCCCACCTCTCCAGTTCTACCTCAGTTCGCTTCTACCCTCATGACCTG ATCTCCCTCCCTCAGATCCGTCTGAACCGCCTGCTGACGATGGACTCCgagctgctggagcagcaggACAGAGATCTGAGCCCGGAGCTGCAGGACGCACCGCTGGGACCCAACGACCCTGTGGCGCCAGTGGCCGCCGCCAAAGCCAGGCAGTACTACCGCTTATGGCTTCTGCCGTTCATGTGGGTCGGCCTGCACTTTGACCGGCTCACCCTGCTGGCACTATTTGACAG GAACCGAGAGGTTTTAGAGAACGTGCTGGCCGTGCTGCTGGCTGTCCTAGTTGCCTTCCTGGGTTCAGTGCTGCTGGTCCACGGCTTCTTCACTGACATCTGGGTCTTTCAGTTCTGCCTCGTCATTGCGAGTTGCCAGTATTCCTTACTGAAG AGTGTTCAACCAGACTCCTCTTCCCCTCGTCAT GGCCATAATCGTATCATAGCATACAGCCGGCCTGTCTACTTCTGCCTGTGCTGCAGCCTCATTTGGTTGCTCCACCATGGCAGCCTGAGGACCACTACGTCAGGCTTCACCCTGTACGGGGTCCCACTCAGCAACTCCCTGGTCCTCGCGTCTGCCAGGGACCTTGTCATTG tCTTCACTCTGAGTTTTCCCATCATCTTCTTTGTGGGGCTGCTGCCACAAGTCAACACGTTCGTCATGTATATCTTTGAGCAGCTGGACATCCATGTGTTCGGGGGCAATG CCTCCACAAGCCTTCTGTCAGCGCTGTACAGCATCCTGCGCAGCATCGTCACCGTCGCTCTGCTCTACGGCTTCTGCTACGGAGCCCTGAAG gAGACCTGGGAGCCTCATCACATCCCAGTATTATTCTCTGTGTTCTGCGGCCTCTTGGTGGCAGTGTCTTACCACTTGAGTCGGCAGAGCAGCGACCCTTCGGTCCTCAT CTCGCTGATCCAGTCCAAGATTGTGCCCAACTTGAAAGATAAGAACCCAGAGGATCCTTTGTCAGAAGTACAAGACCCTCTACCCGAAAAGCTCAGGGCTTCAGTG AATGAGCGTCTGCAGTCCGACCTGATTGTCTGTGTGGTCATTGCTGTCCTTTATTTCGCCATCCATGTCAGCACAGTCTTTATTGCACTGCAG CCTTTCCTAAGTTATGTCCTGTATGCACTGTTGGCGACTGTGGGGTTGCTCACCCACTACCTGCTGCCTCAACTCCGCAAGCAGCTGCCCTGGAACTGCTTCTCCCACCCTCTGCTCAAAACTAAGGAGTACTATCAGTTTGAAGTCAGGG ATGCGGCCCATGTGATGTGGTTTCAAAAGCTCCACGTGTGGCTGCTGTTTGTGGAGAAGAATGTTCTCTATCCACTCTTCATCCTTAATGAGCTCAGTGGCAGCGCCAGAGACCTCGCCAGTCCAAAAAGACTTGACACAGA GGTGGGCGCTCTGATGATCACAGTGGCGGGCCTGAAGCTGCTCCGTTCCTCCTATAGCAGTCCCACCTACCAGTATATGACCTTCCTCTTCACCGTCCTCTTCTTCACCTTCGACTACCGTCATCTGTCAGAGACGCTGCTGCTCGACCTCTTCCTCATGTCCATTGTTTTCAGCAAG atgTGGGAGCTGTTTTACAAGCTGCACTTTGTCTATACCTACATTGCCCCCTGGCAGATCACATGGGGGTCAGCCTTCCACGCCTTTGCTCAGCCCTTTGCTGTGCCTC ACTCGGCCATGCTGTTTGTCCAGGCTGTGGTGTCAGCAATCTTTTCCACCCCCCTCAACCCCTTCCTGGGCAGCGCCATCTTCATCACATCCTACGTCCGCCCTGTCAAGTTCTGGGAGAGAGACTACAA CACCAAGAGAGTGGATCACTCCAACACTCGGCTGGCCTCTCAGCTGGACAGAAATCCTG GCTCTGATGACAACAATTTAAACTCCATCTTCTACGAGCACCTTACCCGCTCCCTGCAGCACAGCCTGTGTGGAGACCTCCTCCTGGGCCGATGGGGCAACTTCAGCACCGGGGACTGCTTCATCCTGGCGTCCGACTACCTGAACGCTCTGGTGCATCTCATCGAGATTGGCAACGGCCTGGTCACCTTTCAGCTCCGAGGGCTAGAATTCAGAG GAACTTACTGCCAACAGAGGGAAGTGGAGGCCATCACTGAGGgggtggaggaagacgagggctgctgctgctgcgagccGGGCCACCTCCCACACATCCTGTCCTTTAATGCCGCCTTTGTACAGCGCTGGCTAGCCTGGGAGGTGCTCGTCACCAAATACGTGCTGGAGGGCTACAGCATCACTGATAACAGCGCCGCCTCCATGCTGCAGGGGTTCGATCTACGACGCATCCTGACCACCTACTATGTCAAG GGCATCATCTACTATGTGATCGCTTCCACCAAGCTGGAGGAGTGGCTGGCAAATGAAACCATGAAAGACGGCCTGCGGGGATGTGGAGAGAGGAACTATGTTGACCTGGATCCCACCTTCAATCCCAACATCGACGAGGACTATGACCATCGACTTGCAGGCATCTCCAGGGAGAGTTTCTGTGCCATCTACTTGGGCTGGATCCAGTACTGCAACTCTCGGAGGGCCACG CCACTTGACAGCGAGAAAGACTCTGCTCTGGTGCTGCTCTGCTTCGGTCTGTGTGTGCTGGGGAGGAGAGCTCTTGGAACAGCTGCCCATCATATGTCCAG CAATCTGGAGTCCTTCCTTTACGGACTTCACGCATTATTTAAAGGTGATTTCCGCATCTCGTCCGTGCGAGACGAGTGGATCTTTGCAGACATGGAACTGCTCAGGAAAGTTGTGGTGCCTGCAATCCGAATGTCCCTCAAATTACACCAG GACCACTTCACGTCCCCAGACGAGTATGAAGATCCAGGGGTTCTTTTCGAGGCCATCTCGTCCCACCAGCAGAACCTGGTCATTGCTCACGAGGGCGACCCGGCCTGGAGGAGCGCTGTGCTGTCTAACGTGCCGTCGCTCCTCGCCCTGCGCCACGTCCTCGACGAGGGAACCAACGAGTACAAAATCATTATGCTAAATCGGCGATACCTCAGCTTCCGTGTCATCAAG GTGAATAAAGAATGTGTCCGAGGCCTTTGGGCGGGTCAGCAGCAGGAGTTGGTGTTCCTGAGAAACCGAAACCCAGAGCGCGGCAGCATTCAGAACGCCAAGCAGGCTCTGCGAAACATGATTAACTCCTCTAGTGACCAGCCCATCGGATATCCCATCTACGTGTCTCCGCTGACCACATCCTACTGTAACTCGCACCCGCAGCTCGGTCACATCCTGGGAGGCCCGATCAGCATCGCCAACATCCGACGCTTTGTCGCCAGCACCTGGCACAG GTTACGGAAAGGCTGTGGTGCTGGCTGTAACAGTGGCGGGAACATTGAGGATTCCGATGCAGGGGGGATGTCCTGTGGCAGTGGGAATGGCATGGGGGTTGACTCTCAGCAGAGCTCAGTGTCGCAGGGTGGCACCTCCGGACCCGCCCCCTCTCATACCCACTCACTGG GCACCAGTCAGAGTTCCCAGTCTGTCCAGTCGGGTTTGGTACGCCACTCTCCTGCTCGAGCCTCTGTTGCCAGCCAGTCCTCCTACCGCTACAGCAGCAGCCGCCACTCCTCCCTGCGCACCTCCACCACCGGCCTGGAGCCCTGCCGTCGTTCCTCCACCAGCCAGCTGTCTCTGCGCACGCTTCCCACCTCCCTGCAGCTCCGGCTGGGCTCCACCTCTGACCCCGCCGGCCCCTCGGCCTCCCAGTCCAGCCACAGCATCCCTCCCTGCAAACGCCACACGCTGGTAGGCCTCCTGGGCAACGACGGCATGTGCAGCACCGTGACCGATCCCCTGAGCCAgtatcatcaccatcatcatcatcaccacccgCAACAGCACAACCCCATAATCTCCACCGTGCGCAGAGACGACATCTCCTACAGAGTGCAG GTTGCCGACGTCGGTCAGGTGCTGGAGAACATTAACCTATCGAAGCGGAGGGAGCTTCAGTGGCCCGACGAGACGATGAGACTGAGGGCAGGACGGACCTGCTGGAGGGACTGGAGCCCCTTAGAGGGCATGGAAGGACAT GTGATTCACCGGTGGGTGCCTTGTAGCCGAGACCCAGCCAATCGTTCCCATATTGACAAGACCATCCTGCTGGTACAGGTGGAAGATAAGCTTGTGCCCATTATTGAGAATGGGGTGATTGAGTTGGGTGCAGAGGTTTGA